One region of Bacillota bacterium genomic DNA includes:
- a CDS encoding 2-oxoacid:ferredoxin oxidoreductase subunit gamma, producing MKERYEVILAGSGGQGLIVCGIMLGEAAILEGKNVVQTQSYGIASRGGLSIAEVIIDREEIIFQQVEKPDLILALTEEAMSKYSANASGVPIFYDTTLLSGRTGQNLYGFPFTEMAQELGHPGTANMIALGAMSALTGVVRPESLETVIRARFTGPVAEMNVQALHRGVTLVTK from the coding sequence GTGAAGGAGCGCTACGAAGTTATCCTGGCGGGTTCTGGCGGTCAGGGGTTGATTGTGTGCGGGATCATGCTGGGCGAGGCAGCCATCCTGGAAGGGAAAAACGTGGTGCAAACCCAGTCTTATGGAATCGCCAGCCGGGGTGGCTTATCCATAGCCGAGGTTATTATTGACCGGGAGGAAATCATTTTTCAGCAGGTCGAGAAACCTGACTTGATTCTGGCGCTGACCGAAGAGGCGATGTCGAAGTACTCCGCCAATGCGTCAGGAGTGCCGATTTTTTACGATACGACGCTCTTATCCGGCCGCACTGGCCAGAACTTGTACGGTTTCCCTTTTACCGAGATGGCGCAGGAGCTGGGCCATCCCGGGACAGCCAATATGATTGCTTTGGGGGCCATGAGTGCGTTGACCGGGGTGGTCCGGCCCGAAAGCCTGGAAACAGTGATTAGAGCCCGCTTCACCGGGCCAGTAGCGGAAATGAACGTTCAGGCGCTGCACCGCGGCGTTACCCTGGTAACCAAATAG
- a CDS encoding 2-oxoacid:ferredoxin oxidoreductase subunit beta, with product MWCSGCGNGIVLSALLRAFEELGYANEDTVVVTGIGCWGKADDYVTTNALHTTHGRALAFATGIKAVRPELHVVVLMGDGDGVTIGGNHFIHAARRNIDVTAIVVNNFNYGMTGGQFSATTPADRYTSTTVYGNPERELDVCALAAAAGANYVARGTVYHGPMLQHLIKEALNKKGFSLVEVVSPCSTHYGPNNQMKVPIAMLHWLKEKGVTPAEYEQLPEEMRDGYFVIGKLVDRDVPDFNTRYEEIRAKALNS from the coding sequence ATGTGGTGCTCGGGCTGTGGTAATGGCATTGTCCTCAGCGCTTTGTTACGTGCTTTTGAAGAACTGGGCTATGCGAATGAAGACACGGTGGTGGTGACCGGAATTGGCTGCTGGGGGAAAGCCGACGACTACGTGACGACTAACGCCCTGCACACCACCCACGGACGCGCTTTGGCCTTTGCCACGGGGATTAAAGCAGTCAGACCTGAACTGCACGTGGTGGTATTAATGGGTGATGGCGACGGGGTGACCATCGGGGGTAACCATTTCATCCACGCCGCCCGGCGCAATATTGATGTGACTGCCATCGTGGTGAACAATTTCAATTATGGGATGACCGGTGGACAGTTTTCCGCGACCACCCCGGCCGACCGTTATACCAGTACAACTGTCTATGGCAACCCGGAGCGCGAGTTGGACGTGTGTGCTCTGGCCGCCGCGGCGGGCGCCAATTATGTGGCCCGGGGGACGGTCTACCACGGACCCATGTTGCAACACCTCATAAAAGAGGCCCTGAACAAGAAAGGGTTTTCGTTGGTTGAGGTAGTGAGTCCTTGTTCTACGCACTATGGACCCAACAATCAAATGAAGGTGCCGATCGCCATGCTGCACTGGCTGAAAGAAAAAGGAGTGACACCAGCCGAGTACGAACAGTTACCGGAGGAGATGCGGGATGGCTACTTTGTCATCGGTAAGTTGGTTGACCGGGATGTCCCTGACTTTAACACCAGGTATGAGGAGATCCGCGCGAAGGCGCTGAATTCGTAA
- a CDS encoding 2-oxoacid:acceptor oxidoreductase subunit alpha, with product MEGLILPGTVRLLQGNQAIAEGALYAGARFFAGYPITPSSEIAEECARQLPKLGGVYMQMEDEIASMGAIVGASLAGVKSFTATSGPGFSLMQENLGLAIAAEVPCVIVNVQRVGPSTGLATKPAQADIMQIRWGRHGDQTLIALSPASVQECFTLTVQAFNLAEKYRVPVVLAADEIVAHMRENFAIPAPGEIAVIDRKKPTGPPEQYRPFAPEEDGIAPLAAYGSEYVFHVTSSMHGAEGVSNNNPANAAWKIAQLHQKIDRYRDEIVRTRGFEVDDAEVLMVTFGATTRAARAAARHARQEGIKAGVLQLITIWPFPDRELATLAARARMIVVPEMNYAGQVAGEVQRVLGPDVDIRRVNQFNGQIITPQDILKVIRQN from the coding sequence ATGGAGGGGTTAATATTGCCAGGAACAGTAAGACTGCTCCAGGGTAACCAGGCTATTGCTGAAGGTGCGCTTTACGCGGGGGCCAGGTTTTTTGCTGGTTATCCGATTACTCCATCTTCAGAGATCGCGGAAGAGTGCGCGCGGCAGTTGCCTAAATTAGGTGGGGTGTATATGCAGATGGAGGACGAAATCGCCAGCATGGGAGCCATCGTGGGCGCTTCCCTGGCCGGTGTGAAATCGTTCACTGCCACCAGTGGCCCAGGGTTTTCTTTGATGCAGGAGAACCTGGGACTGGCGATTGCAGCCGAGGTGCCCTGCGTGATCGTTAATGTTCAGCGGGTTGGCCCCAGTACCGGGTTAGCCACCAAACCCGCGCAAGCAGACATTATGCAGATCCGGTGGGGGCGTCACGGTGATCAGACCTTGATTGCTTTATCGCCGGCCTCGGTACAAGAATGTTTTACCTTGACGGTCCAGGCGTTCAATCTGGCGGAAAAATACCGGGTGCCTGTAGTGCTGGCAGCTGATGAAATCGTGGCCCACATGCGAGAAAACTTTGCTATCCCTGCTCCAGGCGAGATCGCGGTAATTGACCGCAAAAAACCAACGGGTCCACCAGAACAGTACCGGCCCTTTGCTCCCGAGGAGGACGGCATTGCCCCGCTGGCTGCCTATGGCAGTGAGTACGTTTTTCATGTAACCAGTTCCATGCATGGCGCCGAAGGAGTCAGCAATAATAACCCGGCTAACGCCGCCTGGAAAATTGCCCAACTCCACCAAAAAATCGACCGTTACCGAGACGAAATTGTCAGGACCAGAGGTTTTGAAGTCGATGATGCGGAAGTGCTGATGGTCACGTTCGGTGCTACCACCAGAGCGGCACGGGCCGCAGCCCGGCACGCCCGACAAGAAGGGATCAAAGCCGGAGTGTTGCAACTCATCACCATCTGGCCTTTCCCAGATCGTGAACTGGCTACGCTGGCCGCCCGGGCCAGAATGATCGTGGTCCCGGAGATGAACTACGCTGGTCAAGTGGCCGGCGAAGTGCAGCGGGTCCTGGGGCCAGATGTAGATATCAGACGAGTCAATCAGTTTAACGGCCAGATCATTACGCCACAAGACATTCTGAAAGTAATAAGGCAGAATTGA